One Anguilla rostrata isolate EN2019 chromosome 15, ASM1855537v3, whole genome shotgun sequence genomic window carries:
- the LOC135241097 gene encoding BTB/POZ domain-containing protein KCTD4-like, translating into MEWNLSRMDSELRQINPDLLQPSKSFKKLSSGTVALNVGGYLYAAQRQTLVRHPGSLLEELASGKKPVQHVDAAGNIFIDRDGPVFRHVLNFLRLGELVLPEDFREAELLRREAEFYRLADLAQAAREWERRRRARQEPAFLEVTENHERSQGLRLYCSDASFIDKVKARLVQVSKSRLDGFPEEFEVSSNVIQFRHFIKSEMGSRLVLKEDNTFVCTLESLKLETVLLALRGGYRLLTSLDSNRGSVVQCESLHFVK; encoded by the coding sequence ATGGAATGGAACCTGAGCAGGATGGACAGTGAGCTGAGACAGATAAACCCGGACCTGCTGCAGCCCAGCAAGAGCTTCAAGAAGCTGTCGTCGGGCACCGTGGCGCTGAACGTGGGGGGGTACCTGTATGCCGCGCAGCGCCAGACGCTGGTGCGCCACCCCGGCTcgctgctggaggagctggccaGCGGGAAGAAGCCCGTCCAGCACGTGGACGCCGCGGGAAACATCTTCATCGACCGCGACGGCCCCGTGTTCCGCCACGTCCTCAACTTCCTGCGCCTGGGCGAGCTGGTGCTGCCCGAGGACTTCAGGGAGGCGGAGCTGCTGCGGCGGGAGGCGGAGTTCTACCGGCTGGCGGACCTGGCGCAGGCGGCGCGGGAGTGGGAGCGGCGGAGGCGCGCCCGGCAGGAGCCCGCCTTCCTGGAGGTCACCGAAAACCACGAGCGCTCGCAGGGCCTGCGGCTGTACTGCAGCGACGCCTCCTTCATCGACAAGGTGAAGGCCCGCCTGGTGCAGGTGTCCAAGAGCCGGCTGGACGGCTTCCCCGAGGAGTTCGAGGTCTCGTCCAACGTCATCCAGTTCCGCCACTTCATCAAGTCGGAGATGGGCTCGCGGCTGGTGCTGAAGGAGGACAACACCTTCGTGTGCACGCTGGAGAGCCTGAAGCTGGAGACCGTGCTGCTGGCGCTGAGGGGGGGGTACCGCCTGCTGACCAGCCTGGACAGCAACCGCGGCTCGGTGGTGCAGTGCGAGTCGCTGCACTTCGTCAAGTGA